In Yarrowia lipolytica chromosome 1F, complete sequence, a genomic segment contains:
- a CDS encoding uncharacterized protein (Compare to YALI0F23397g, similar to uniprot|P40340 Saccharomyces cerevisiae YGR270w YTA7 26S proteasome subunit) produces MSTPRTVWRRRGEESSSEDDFDLTPPTRKAAANKNYVEPSSSEEDDHIRPTRDSNDDDDDDNANASLQAQLAFDEDEGVADSQADSEEEGSRRKRGRAASSENGKSVPVTLAIGCRLAQMMENGAIGKRRKVEDDSDFEIEVKNDDSDGGSPSPASDSDDVNFGSRARKKKGSRRKGRSHHATGGKRPRRARSQVPDDDEEYSASDNSSDNEGSNDSGASERDEDPINNFVEDDEEVQPVRRSNRHRGLGRRERIAIATADDDDDDDKRLSLAVELAELRRNDPPPIRKKTLRARKAVNYQILPPPTVDEPFNADEAGASAPTRRRGNNNALRRLIPTVGPFGGGDVMPLFGNNVPGLTAVGGADDDDSSDDEKIKGIQGAPGIAKKKNAVADTDPLGVDMNIDFTHVGGLDNHINQLKEMVMLPMMYPEIFKRFNTTPPRGVLFHGPPGTGKTLLARALAASCSTEGRNITFFMRKGADCLSKWVGEAERQLRLLFEEAKNQQPSIIFFDEIDGLAPVRSSKQEQIHASIVSTILALMDGMDNRGQVIVIGATNRPDSVDPALRRPGRFDREFYFPLPDKEARKAIIGIHTSKWSPPLQPQFVDHVAGLTKGYGGADLKTLCTESAINAIQRTYPQIYSSHAKLTIDPATINVRAADILLAVDKIVPSSARSSSSGATPLPPTVAPLLQNTVDELKDRLDSIVPRKKKLTALEEALFEEFPDEDGGFARIQRQKLFEKSRTCRPKLLISGDTGMGQQYIGSALLHHLEGFHIQQLDLGSLYADSSRTVEATLAQIITESRRHAQSVLYIPNIEFWPTTLSSQALSIFYTLMRQAQSQTELLVLGISEMPYEELPGDLKSFFGVAASRLYSIRKPSLSERRKYFEGIEQYIVAKPTDYPDPATRKRRKLPILPVAPPPPPRELTASDVKTQQKKDMQLKNVIKVKLSGLMELFKNRYKRFRKPPIDDIHVAHLFEPEIDPQAAALHDFRRSEDDMILQVSTGKKYYNYDLDVIEDRVWNGYYSELKQFLKDIEYIYLDSITSGDRERRNKASEMFANAQVAIEEMSIDQQFVADCKKMRQREIEAQEKWKIEQERVEAEEAKATAEQYEAEARLAAEVQEREVDGDDGDPDVNQMQVDGEGMIEEVKDEEMADIDAEDEKVDNKTEEVEVAEPVVAKPAVVERAVPDPVVTEVTETATIGTEPAINGHANGTVVEEENVEAEVQVAPPVEASPSPPPTPDPPLIVDTKKAQDVVDFLAGNTGELTIEELEQVYAAIIDIIWAHRASWDRNVIINAITAQLDEIVNAFHE; encoded by the exons ATGTCAACGCCTCGGACTGTGTGGCGCCGAAGAGGCGAGGAGTCGTCCAGCGAAGATGACTTTGACCTGACCCCACCCACCCGGAAGGCTGCCGCCAACAAAAACTACGTTgagcccagcagcagtgaAGAAGACGACCATATCCGACCCACAAGAGACAgcaacgacgacgacgacgacgacaacgCAAATGCCAGCCTACAAGCGCAGCTGGCGTTtgacgaagacgagggAGTGGCCGATTCGCAGGCCGATTCCGAAGAAGAGGGCTCTCGTCGGAAGCGCGGTCGAGCTGCAAGCAGCGAGAATGGTAAGTCCGTTCCAGTCACACTTGCCATCGGGTGTCGATTAGcccagatgatggagaaTGGAG CTATTGGAAAACGCAGAAAAGTGGAGGATGACTCCGACTTTGAGATTGAAGTAAAAAACGACGACTCGGACGGCGGATCGCCTTCGCCGGCttcggactcggacgaTGTCAACTTTGGTTCTCGGgctcggaagaagaagggaaGCAGACGCAAGGGCAGATCACACCATGCTACGGGAGGAAAGCGACCCAGACGCGCTCGTTCACAGGTCCCcgacgacgatgaagaATACAGCGCCAGTGATAACTCGTCGGACAACGAAGGCTCCAACGATTCTGGTGCTTCCGAGAGAGACGAGGATCCTATCAATAACTTTGTGGAGGACGATGAAGAGGTGCAACCCGTGCGACGATCGAACCGACACAGAGGTCTGGGACGACGGGAACGAATCGCTATTGCTACTgctgacgacgatgatgacgacgacaagcgTCTGTCATTGGCTGTTGAGCTGGCAGAACTGAGACGAAACGATCCCCCTCCAATCAGAAAGAAGACCCTGAGAGCTCGAAAGGCGGTCAACTACCAAATACTGCCCCCACCCACCGTGGACGAACCATTCAATGCAGATGAGGCAGGTGCTTCTGCTCCCACACGACGTCGAGGCAATAACAATGCTCTTCGACGTCTCATCCCTACAGTGGGACCCTTCGGCGGAGGCGACGTGATGCCTTTGTTTGGAAACAACGTGCCTGGACTCACAGCTGTTGGTGGAGccgacgatgacgactcCAGTGATGACGAAAAGATCAAGGGTATCCAGGGAGCTCCTGGcattgccaagaagaagaacgcAGTGGCAGACACGGATCCTCTGGGAGTGGACATGAACATTGACTTCACCCACGTCGGAGGTCTCGACAACCACATCAACCAGCTAAAGGAAATGGTGATGCTGCCCATGATGTATCCTGAAATCTTCAAGCGGTTCAATACCACTCCCCCGCGAGGTGTACTGTTCCATGGTCCACCAGGAACCGGTAAGACCCTTCTGGCAAGAGCTCTCGCTGCGTCCTGCTCCACTGAAGGAAGAAATATCACCTTCTTTATGCGAAAGGGAGCCGACTGTCTGTCTAAGTGGGTTGGCGAGGCTGAACGGCAACTGCGTCTCCTgttcgaggaggccaaAAATCAGCAGCCCAGTATCATCTTCTTCGATGAGATTGACGGTCTTGCCCCTGTGCGATCGtccaagcaggagcagatTCATGCCTCCATTGTGTCTACCATTCTGGCATTAATGGACGGTATGGATAACCGAGGCCAAGTGATTGTTATTGGAGCTACCAACCGTCCTGATTCAGTAGATCCTGCTCTCCGACGACCCGGTCGATTCGATCGAGAGTTCTATTTCCCTCTGCCTGACAAGGAGGCGCGAAAGGCCATCATTGGAATCCATACCAGCAAATGGTCCCCCCCTCTGCAACCGCAGTTTGTGGACCATGTCGCTGGTCTGACCAAAGGTTACGGAGGAGCCGATCTCAAGACTCTGTGCACCGAGTCTGCAATCAATGCCATTCAGAGAACATACCCTCAGATCTACTCTTCGCATGCCAAGCTCACGATAGACCCTGCCACAATTAATGTGCGAGCTGCTGATATTCTGTTGGCTGTCGACAAAATTGTGCCCTCTTCTGCGCGATCCTCTTCTTCCGGGGCGACTCCTCTGCCTCCTACTGTGGCCCCTCTGCTTCAGAACACCGTCgatgagctcaaggaccGTCTGGACTCGATTGTTcctcgaaagaagaagctgacagctttggaggaggctctgtTTGAAGAGTTCCCCGACGAGGACGGTGGGTTTGCACGAATTCAGCGAcagaagctgtttgagaagtCGCGAACCTGCCGACCCAAGCTGCTCATCTCTGGTGACACTGGTATGGGCCAGCAGTACATTGGCAGTGCTCTTTTGCATCATCTGGAGGGGTTTCACATTCAGCAGCTGGACCTGGGATCTCTCTATGCCGATAGCAGTAGAACTGTCGAGGCTACACTGGCTCAGATCATCACTGAAAGCAGACGTCATGCTCAGTCGGTGCTGTACATTCCTAACATTGAGTTCTGGCCCACAACTCTCTCTTCTCAGGCACTGTCCATCTTCTACACTCTGATGAGACAGGCGCAGAGCCAGACCGAGCTACTTGTTCTGGGTATCTCTGAAATGCCTTATGAAGAGCTTCCCGGGGACTTGAAGTCTTTCTTTGGGGTAGCTGCTTCTCGCCTATATTCCATTCGAAAGCCCTCACTGTCAGAGCGACGAAAATATTTTGAGGGTATCGAGCAGTACATTGTGGCCAAGCCTACAGACTACCCTGACCCTGCGACCCGAAAGAGACGAAAGCTCCCCATTCTGCCCGTTGCACCCCCGCCTCCGCCCAGGGAGTTGACTGCCTCCGATGTCAAGAcgcagcagaagaaggacatgCAGCTGAAGAACGTCATCAAGGTGAAGCTCAGTGGACTGATGGAGCTGTTCAAAAATCGGTACAAGCGGTTCCGAAAGCCACCCATTGACGATATTCATGTTGCTCATCTGTTCGAGCCTGAGATTGATCCCCAGGCTGCTGCTTTGCATGATTTCAGACGTTCTGAGGACGACATGATTTTGCAGGTGTCCACTGGCAAGAAGTACTACAACTACGATCTCGATGTGATCGAGGATCGGGTTTGGAATGGCTACTACTCGGAGCTCAAACAGTTCCTCAAGGATATCGAGTACATCTACCTTGATTCCATCACCTCGGGCGACCGCGAGCGACGAAACAAGGCATCGGAGATGTTTGCCAATGCCCAGGTGGCCATTGAGGAGATGAGCATCGACCAGCAGTTCGTCGCTGACTGCAAGAAGATGCGACAACGAGAGATTGAGGCTCAGGAGAAGTGGAAGATTGAGCAAGAAAGAGTGGAGGCTGAGGAAGCCAAGGCGACCGCTGAACAATACGAGGCAGAGGCCCGTCTTGCTGCTGAGGTACAAGAGCGAGAAGTGGATGGTGACGACGGAGATCCCGATGTCAATCAGATGCAGGTCGACGGCGAGGGTATGAtcgaggaggtcaaggacgaggagatggctGACATTGACGCCGAAGATGAGAAGGTTGACAACAAGACAGAGGAAGTCGAAGTGGCTGAACCCGTTGTCGCTAAACCTGCTGTGGTCGAGCGTGCTGTTCCCGACCCTGTTGTCACAGAGGTGACCGAGACGGCAACTATTGGAACCGAGCCCGCCATCAACGGACACGCCAATGGAACTGTCGTTGAGGAAGAGAACGTGGAGGCTGAAGTCCAGGTTGCACCTCCTGTGGaagcttctccttctcccccTCCCACTCCTGATCCTCCTCTCATTGTAGACACCAAGAAGGCTCAGGATGTGGTTGACTTCCTTGCTGGTAACACTGGCGAGCTCACTATCGAGGAGCTTGAGCAGGTCTATGCCGCCATCATTGACATTATATGGGCACACCGAGCATCCTGGGACCGAAATGTCATAATCAACGCCATCACTGCCCAGCTGGACGAGATCGTCAATGCTTTCCACGAATAA
- a CDS encoding uncharacterized protein (Truncated form of YALI0F23507g, some similarities with uniprot|Q9P3E0 Neurospora crassa Conserved hypothetical protein): MRDQHEGENILLITPYLHIGKRTLHYNHIFTSSGYSLGLSSLHCYHGWQSYYQNLISYLSRPKSLLTALKLTLPTAKHHGMFSEYASKLLTQSQVKFGKDSNVPLFHSAVEEAESSNHNGHTNHNNNNHRGIYSPRRLWEHMEDDEEASNAINASWNSNSGSDSETEGPSNSFLRAVEEPGKSHKQPKESFFPVDFLDREDGQPEEVGKQLEDSEQSIEGEHFFPASTSAAAAAAGVPVDPEHGLNEDSMASSIPPELAPPTSVSDTIKYDQVWGGVYLFMLAATIATYLLALLRGVDGGAPTGSPSLTFLPLTVLAHYTVFAVAISLVWLLLLRKYSSVMFYFLAAAFPVAVWTAALVTLFSGGYSWWVTLGLMITGSMWPLAFWKHKDYVSRAVGIIQLSCRILSANHVLVFLSFAFMTLFVLISAICVTAIGQVMYGKNMLVSALGIFMYMWTWGILNGTQRATISATVSQWYFYRHLFPHTSSRQVLAAALGYALTTQFGSISLSSLLHLTFRIPVLLLSRVVSLSGTVTSVVAPWPLRMVLNVVSPALYILATPSGVLSMSPLTLTLAVINSQNLKSSSLTVQNLHFRLPAAAWRVHKLAKLLLVVVRVLTALLFAATTWVRGHLLWEVVLASFTGWFVLGSTEGLLSMIVDSIFVCFALDSAAQGGHCTDLRRPLQRRP; this comes from the coding sequence ATGCGTGACCAGCATGAAGGCGAAAATATACTGTTAATAACGCCATACCTACACATTGGCAAACGCACTCTACACTACAATCATATATTCACCTCCTCAGGTTACTCTCTAGGgctctccagtctccaCTGCTATCACGGGTGGCAAAGTTACTATCAGAACCTTATCAGTTATCTGAGCAGGCCCAAATCACTGCTCACAGCTCTCAAGCTAACTCTGCCCACGGCAAAGCACCACGGCATGTTTTCCGAATACGCATCGAAATTACTGACACAAAGCCAGGTCAAGTTTGGAAAAGACTCAAATGTGCCGCTATTCCACTCGGCCGTCGAAGAGGCCGAATCCAGCAATCACAACGGCCacaccaaccacaacaaTAACAACCACAGAGGCATCTACTCGCCGCGCCGACTATGGGAACacatggaggacgacgaggaggcgTCCAACGCGATTAACGCATCCTGGAACTCCAACTCGGGTAGTGACAGCGAGACAGAAGGACCCAGCAACAGCTTTCTGAGAGCCGTAGAGGAGCCAGGCAAGTCACACAAACAGCCCAAGGAGAGTTTTTTCCCTGTGGACTTTCTAGACCGAGAAGACGGACAACCTGAGGAGGTTGGCAAGCAGCTCGAAGACTCAGAACAGAGTATTGAAGGCGAACATTTCTTTCCTGCATCAACAtcagcagcggcagcagcagcaggtgtGCCTGTGGATCCCGAACACGGGCTGAATGAAGATTCCATGGCTTCAAGTATACCCCCTGAGTTGGCGCCTCCAACCTCAGTATCGGATACCATAAAATATGACCAGGTATGGGGAGGAGTGTACCTGTTCATGTTGGCAGCGACGATCGCAACGTATCTTTTGGCGCTATTGCGAGgtgttgatggaggagctccGACTGGATCTCCGTCTCTAACATTTCTACCACTGACAGTACTAGCTCATTACACGGTGTTTGCAGTcgcaatctccttggtctggctgctgctcctaCGAAAGTACTCTTCAGTAATGTTCTACTTTCTGGCTGCAGCCTTTCCGGTGGCTGTATGGACAGCTGCGCTCGTGACTCTCTTTTCGGGAGGGTATTCATGGTGGGTGACTTTGGGACTCATGATCACGGGATCCATGTGGCCTCTAGCATTCTGGAAGCACAAGGATTACGTGTCGCGTGCAGTCGGGATAATTCAGCTCTCTTGTCGAATCCTCAGTGCTAACCACGTGCTTGTATTCTTGTCCTTTGCCTTCATGACCCTGTTTGTGCTCATCTCGGCCATCTGTGTCACAGCCATCGGCCAAGTCATGTATGGTAAGAACATGCTTGTGAGCGCCTTGGGCATCTTCATGTACATGTGGACCTGGGGTATTCTGAACGGCACTCAGAGAGCAACCATTTCTGCCACTGTCAGTCAGTGGTACTTTTACCGTCATCTCTTCCCGCACACTAGCTCGCGCCAGGTCTTGGCTGCAGCTCTTGGATATGCTCTCACGACTCAGTTTGGCAGCATCAGTctgagctccttgttgcATCTTACATTTCGCATTCCGGTGCTGCTACTGTCACGGGTAGTTTCTCTCAGTGGTACCGTGACATCGGTGGTCGCGCCATGGCCACTTCGAATGGTTCTAAACGTTGTGTCACCGGCATTGTACATTCTAGCAACCCCCTCCGGGGTGCTCTCTATGAGCCCTCTGACTCTGACACTGGCTGTTATCAACTCTCAAAACCTAAAGTCGTCTTCTCTGACTGTTCAAAACTTGCATTTCCGTCTCcctgcagcagcatggCGAGTGCACAAGCTTGCGAAGCTTCTGCTGGTGGTAGTACGGGTTCTGACAGCTCTGTTGTTTGCTGCCACCACTTGGGTTCGGGGACATCTTCTTTGGGAAGTGGTTCTCGCCTCATTCACGGGTTGGTTTGTGCTTGGCAGTACCGAAGGTCTTCTCAGTATGATTGTCGACTCCATCTTTGTCTGCTTTGCGCTTGATTCGGCCGCCCAAGGTGGACACTGTACCGATCTCCGACGTCCACTTCAACGGCGCCCATGA
- a CDS encoding uncharacterized protein (Compare to YALI0F23463g, similar to Saccharomyces cerevisiae ADO1 (YJR105W); ancestral locus Anc_7.499, similar to uniprot|P47143 Saccharomyces cerevisiae Putative adenosine kinase (EC 2.7.1.20) YJR105w ADO1) → MSTPAYPLVCLGNPLLDIQVNVDDAYLKKYDLKANDAILVEDKHMPIFDEVVKLDNVAYIAGGAAQNAARGAAYVLPENSVVYFGSVAADQYMDELLKENDKAGVTSKYQVHGKDSGLATGKCAALITGQDRSLVTDLNAANHFELEHLKKPANWDIVEKAKVYYIGGFHLTVCPPAIQALVEHAAETNKIAIMNFSAPFLCQFFKEPLDAAVPYLDYVICNESEAEAYAESHDLKTKDVAEIAQHISNIEKKNTQRKRIVLVTQGLEPTIVATQGASQVQKFNVVELDKSKIKDTNGAGDAFAGGFVGALVEGKSLEEAIKVGQWLAAESIQLLGPSFPYPKKSPQ, encoded by the coding sequence ATGTCCACTCCCGCTTACCCCCTTGTCTGCCTCGGCAACCCCCTTCTTGACATCCAGGTCAACGTCGATGACGCCTACCTCAAGAAGTACGacctcaaggccaacgaTGCCATTCTTGTTGAGGATAAGCACATGCCCATTTTCGATGAGGTTGTCAAGCTCGACAATGTCGCCTACATTGCCGGTGGTGCTGCCCAGAACGCCGCCCGAGGAGCTGCCTACGTCCTCCCCGAGAACTCTGTCGTCTACTTTGGctctgttgctgctgaccaGTACATGGACGAGCtcctcaaggagaacgacAAGGCTGGAGTCACTTCTAAGTACCAGGTCCACGGCAAGGACTCCGGTCTGGCCACTGGTAAGTGTGCTGCTCTGATCACCGGCCAGGACCGATCTCTGGTCACTGACCTCAACGCTGCCAACCACTTCGAGCTTGAGCACCTCAAGAAGCCCGCCAACTGGGACATTgttgagaaggccaaggtcTACTACATTGGAGGCTTCCACCTCACCGTGTGCCCTCCCGCCATCCAGGCCCTCGTTGAGCACGCCGCTGAGACCAACAAGATTGCCATCATGAACTTCTCTGCTCCCTTCCTGTGCCAATTCTTCAAGGAACCTCTTGACGCTGCTGTCCCCTACCTCGACTACGTAATCTGCAACGAGtccgaggccgaggcctACGCCGAGTCCCACGacctcaagaccaaggatgTCGCCGAGATCGCTCAGCACATTTCCAacattgagaagaagaacaccCAGCGAAAGCGAATTGTTCTCGTCACTCAGGGTCTCGAGCCCACCATTGTTGCTACCCAGGGTGCCTCCCAGGTCCAGAAGTTCAAcgttgttgagctcgacAAGTCTAAGATCAAGGACACCAACGGTGCCGGTGATGCTTTCGCCGGTGGCTTTGTCGGTGCTCTCGTTGAGGGCAAGTCTCTCGAGGAGGCCATCAAGGTTGGCCAGTGGCTCGCCGCTGAGTCcatccagctcctcggacCCTCTTTCCCCTACCCCAAGAAGTCTCCCCAGTAA
- a CDS encoding uncharacterized protein (Compare to YALI0F23441g, similar to uniprot|Q03557 Saccharomyces cerevisiae Probable glutamyl-tRNA(Gln) amidotransferase subunit A mitochondrial precursor (EC 6.3.5.-) (Glu-ADT subunit A) YMR293c), protein MSARLTVQKCMENIIKSNPYSNALISTAENPQVAQSGALAGIALAVKDNICTNEMHTTCASGILETFTSPFDATVVDLLKQEGVSIVGKANLDEFGMGSDNANSWFGPVFNPLYPDEPHTPGGSSGGSAAAVAADMCHFALGTDTGGSVRYPAAQCSVIGLKPSYGLISRHGVIAYAQSLDTVGILTKDIDLLEKVFNILNKYDPLDPTSLTPHKRAKLKPPKPHRKLTFGLVKEYNIKGISENVKMAWSQIMDELIKMGHEVVTCSIPAIKNALPAYYAIAPAEASSNFARFDGIRYGSRAPEDRGEHGTLYAPTRQEYFGNEVKRRMWLGTWNLSTDAFNHDYIRSQKIRRILQEDFDEVFNRPNVLSGNEGQKANDEPGVDFIIAPTSNCAPYPLSKLNDSAPVDTYLNDVLTVPASLTGIPSLNIPWKTKQGNVGMQIMGQYGDDLGVMKVGRLLLDKCKELHQD, encoded by the coding sequence ATGAGTGCACGACTGACCGTCCAAAAATGTATGGAAAACATCATCAAGAGTAATCCCTACAGCAATGCTCTGATCTCTACCGCCGAGAACCCCCAGGTGGCTCAATCGGGAGCCCTGGCAGGAATTGCACTGGCAGTCAAGGACAATATTTGCACCAACGAAATGCACACCACTTGTGCATCTGGCATTCTGGAAACGTTCACATCCCCCTTCGATGCCACCGTTGTCGACCTGCTGAAACAAGAGGGCGTTTCCATTGTTGGAAAGGCCAATCTCGACGAGTTTGGTATGGGCTCAGACAATGCAAACTCATGGTTTGGACCTGTCTTCAACCCCCTGTACCCCGATGAACCTCACACTCCCGGTGGTTCTTCCGGAGGCTCAGCTGCCGCTGTGGCTGCAGACATGTGCCATTTTGCTCTTGGAACAGACACCGGAGGAAGCGTGCGATACCCGGCCGCTCAGTGCTCCGTCATTGGCCTCAAGCCCTCGTACGGACTTATCTCGCGACACGGAGTCATTGCGTATGCCCAGTCTCTCGACACAGTTGGAATTCTCACCAAGGACATCGATCTGCTCGAAAAGGTGTTCAACATCCTCAACAAGTACGATCCCTTGGACCCCACCAGTCTCACACCCCATAAGAGAGCCAAGCTCAAGCCTCCCAAGCCCCACAGAAAGCTCACGTTTGGTCTCGTCAAGGAATACAACATTAAGGGCATCTCCGAGAATGTCAAAATGGCGTGGTCACAGATCATGgacgagctcatcaagaTGGGCCACGAAGTAGTCACATGTTCGATTCCTGCCATCAAAAACGCCCTTCCTGCCTACTACGCTATCGCACCAGCAGAGGCTTCATCGAACTTCGCACGATTCGACGGTATCAGATATGGATCTCGAGCTCCCGAGGACCGAGGGGAACATGGTACCCTGTACGCTCCTACTCGACAGGAGTACTTTGGAAACGAAGTCAAGCGGCGAATGTGGCTTGGAACATGGAACCTGTCGACAGACGCCTTCAACCACGACTATATTCGGTCGCAAAAGATTCGACGAATTCTACAGGAGGATTTCGACGAGGTCTTCAACCGACCCAACGTGCTTTCTGGTAACGAGGGTCAAAAGGCCAACGATGAGCCCGGTGTGGATTTCATCATTGCTCCCACTTCTAACTGTGCGCCTTACCCTCTTTCTAAGCTCAACGACTCTGCTCCCGTTGATACCTACCTCAACGATGTACTCACCGTCCCTGCTTCCCTGACCGGTATTCCTTCCCTCAACATTCCCTGGAAGACCAAGCAGGGCAACGTAGGCATGCAGATCATGGGACAGTACGGTGATGATTTGGGCGTTATGAAGGTCGGTCGACTGCTCCTGGACAAGTGCAAGGAGCTCCACCAGGATTAG
- a CDS encoding uncharacterized protein (Compare to YALI0F23485g, some similarities with uniprot|Q7S4C9 Neurospora crassa NCU02191.1 hypothetical protein) → MVRLQRRLATLGIAILGLTVISISIYSLYGDSNRVLEFAGAHTDWNSHSSAPVDSDPRPKDDAPAPIELTAETKPDTEKQSAGQRPKSPTAPAGVAFEMHPDAFHAGADANRHMGHDVWRPHGYVPSYPLGGVHRAPGIDPLQVGNAGEFMQQKLVADFAEGSDRLFLMLKTGATTFWKRMPIHAYTTLTRVPHFAIYSDHPDTIAGYEVIDILANTSQEYMDSQDFRLYRQQQKLRELHNQVDFGTMKLDGGWELDKYKNIPMLQHAWNTDSTKDWYVFIDDDTYVFFDTMLAWLKELDPKEPLYMGSPTSVKGVTFAHGGSGVVLSHGAMKAMFEDAEIADGFDTLQHEYEEHTASVCCGDYMVAKVLLDKAKVKLSMTSASKYPYIARKIQGEPITTLKFFQDNWCQPITTFHHLTNRDIELMWQYERSKGPEFRKHITYQDLYHDFVKPYISDDVREDWTIEREDTDGDGQESSLAKEKEDWKNKHTKKKSDDDEEDKEPEQEIPPFEPLKDSPRQSIDKCKAWCQSKDWCYQFVYTGKDGDENSVCKIKKYLSLGYPVTKGKKKRVGWNIEHIRMHLRWSTDCDELAGLEEADAKGLDPDEGWWKSRFQADREAERLRQQAEEQGAQAPEGENEDLKMKEAEKQEEVKDEKKEEEKQKEEKKKEEKKDEKKGDEKKE, encoded by the coding sequence ATGGTGCGATTACAACGGCGGCTTGCGACGCTGGGAATTGCCATCCTCGGCCTCAccgtcatctccatctctaTCTACTCTCTGTATGGAGACTCCAATCGGGTCCTGGAGTTTGCTGGAGCCCATACAGACTGGAACTCACACAGCTCGGCACCAGTGGACTCAGATCCGCGACCAAAAGACGATGCTCCAGCACCAATCGAACTGACAGCCGAAACCAAACCCGACACGGAAAAGCAATCTGCAGGCCAACGACCCAAATCACCCACGGCTCCCGCAGGTGTGGCCTTTGAGATGCACCCCGACGCTTTCCATGCTGGAGCTGACGCTAACCGACACATGGGACATGACGTGTGGCGACCACACGGATACGTCCCCTCATACCCTCTGGGAGGGGTTCATAGAGCTCCCGGAATCGATCCTCTGCAGGTGGGCAACGCTGGCGAGTTCAtgcagcagaagctggtggCTGACTTTGCTGAGGGATCGGACCGGCTGTTCCTCATGCTGAAGACTGGAGCCACCACATTTTGGAAACGAATGCCGATTCATGCTTACACAACTCTCACCCGAGTGCCTCATTTCGCCATCTACTCCGACCACCCCGATACCATCGCTGGCTATGAGGTTATTGATATCCTTGCCAACACCTCTCAGGAGTACATGGACAGCCAGGACTTCCGACTCTaccgacagcagcagaagctgcGAGAACTTCACAACCAGGTTGACTTTGGAACGATGAAGCTAGACGGAGGATGGGAGctcgacaagtacaagaacatccCCATGCTGCAACACGCCTGGAACACAGACTCTACCAAGGACTGGTATGTGTTCATTGATGACGATACCTACGTCTTCTTCGATACTATGTTGGCGtggctcaaggagctcgacCCCAAAGAGCCTCTGTACATGGGCTCACCTACCAGTGTCAAGGGTGTCACTTTTGCTCACGGTGGATCCGGTGTTGTTCTTTCTCATGGTGCAATGAAGGCTATGTTTGAGGACGCCGAGATTGCCGATGGTTTCGACACCCTGCAACATGAATATGAGGAACACACTGCATCTGTCTGCTGTGGTGATTATATGGTTGCCAAGGTCCTGctcgacaaggccaaggtgaAACTCTCCATGACCTCAGCCAGCAAGTACCCTTACATTGCGCGAAAGATCCAGGGAGAGCCCATTACCACTCTCAAGTTCTTTCAGGACAACTGGTGTCAGCCCATCACTACCTTCCATCATCTGACCAACCGTGACATCGAACTCATGTGGCAGTATGAGCGAAGCAAGGGTCCCGAATTCCGAAAACACATTACCTACCAGGACCTCTACCACGACTTCGTCAAGCCCTACATTTCTGACGACGTTCGAGAGGACTGGACCATTGAGCGGGAAGATACCGATGGTGATGGCCAGGAGAGTTCGcttgccaaggagaaggaggattGGAAGAACAAGCACACTAAGAAGAAGAGtgacgatgacgaggaAGACAAGGAGCCCGAGCAGGAGATTCCCCCCTTTGAGCCTCTCAAGGATTCCCCTCGACAGTCCATCGACAAGTGCAAGGCGTGGTGTCAGTCCAAGGACTGGTGCTATCAGTTTGTGTACACAGGCAAGGATGGTGATGAAAACTCCGTTTGCAAGATCAAGAAGTACCTGAGTCTGGGCTATCCTGTGaccaagggcaagaagaagcgagtGGGATGGAACATTGAGCACATTCGAATGCACTTGCGATGGTCCACTGACTGTGACGAGCTTGCTGGTCTGGAGGAAGCCGATGCCAAGGGTCTTGATCCCGATGAGGGATGGTGGAAGTCTCGATTCCAGGCTGACAGGGAGGCCGAGCGTCTTCGACAGCAGGCCGAGGAGCAGGGAGCCCAGGCCCCCGAGGGCGAAAATGAAGATCTCAAGAtgaaggaggccgagaagcaAGAAGAGGTCAAGGatgaaaagaaggaggaggagaagcagaaggaggagaagaagaaggaggagaagaaggatgaaAAGAAGGGggatgagaagaaggagtaa